GGGCCGAGCAGAAAGTCCCCATCGCGCTCGCCGGCATCAACGCCCAATCCGGCTCCTCGGTCTTCTGGAAAGCGACCAACGGCGCGACCGATGGTGTGATCACCGGCAACACCTCCGCCCCCGGCGTCGCGATCACCCCGAAAACCCTGCCCTTCACCGACGCCTACCAGAAAAAATTCGGCATCTCCCCGGCCTACTCGGCCTACTCCACCTATGATGCCATCTACGCCCTGAAGGACGCGATCGAACGCGCCAAATCCACCAAACCCCTCGCCATCGTCGATGCGCTCGACAAAACCGACATGGTCGGCACCCAGGGCCGCATCGCCTTCAACGGCCCGGACAGCAAATTCACCCACGCCCTGAAATACGGCCCGAAATATGTCACCGGCGTCGCCATCCAGTGGCAGAACGGCCAACAGAAATGCATCTGGCCGCTCAACCTCGCCAACGCCAAACCGGTCTTCCCGCCCTTCGTAAAACTGCCCGGCAAATCCTGACGTCCGCCGCCGCAACGCGCGTGAAACCGCAGGCGTGGCATCAGCCAAAAACCGGGGCAGGGGGGTAGCGTGCTGGCACTGCAAATCCTGATCGACGGCTTCGCGATCAGCACGCTCTACGCCCTGGGCGCGCTCGGTTTCACCCTCATCTTCGGGGTCTCCGGCGTGCTCAACCTCGCCCATGGCGGCATCCTCGTCGTCGCCGCCATGATCGCCTGGTATGTCGGCACGTCTCTCGGCTTCGGCGCGTTCGAAGGGGCCGCCGCCGGCATCGCCGCCGGCATCCTCACCGCCCTGCTGACCTATCTCGCCGTGGTCCGCCCGATCAACCGCTCCCGCGCCATCCCCCCGCGCGAACGCGAACTGTTCGTCCTCACCGCCACCCTGCTCTGGGGCGTCATGATCGAGGAAGCCCTGTCCTACCTCTTCACCAACAGCCCGGTCACCGTCCTGCCCCTGCTCCCCGGCACGATCGACATTGCCGGCGTCCGCACCCCGAGCAACGAAATCCTCACCGCCGTCATCGCCTGGGCGGTGATGCTCGGCCTCTGGCTGTTCGTGAACCGCACCAGGCGTGGCCGCCAGCTCCTCGCCGCCTCGATCAACCCGCGCGCCCTCACTCTGCTCGGCTTCGAACTCGGCACCATCTATCTCGTGGTCTGGCTGATCTACGGCGTGCTCGCCGGCATAGCCGGGGTCCTGCTCGGCAGTTTCCTCGGCACCGGCGCCGACTACATCCCCGGCCTCACCGGCAGCGCCTTCACCATCGTCATCCTCGGCGGCCTCGGCTCGGTTTCGGGAACCCTGATCGCGGCCTACCTGATCGGCTACATCGAAACCCTCACCGCCTATCTGATCTCGCCCTCCCTGCGCGACATCCCCGCCCTGATCCTGCTGATCCTCGTGCTCTACATCCGCCCGCAAGGGCTGCTGGGTCGGCGCTGAATGCGCGGCATCTCCCGTCCCAGGGCCGCCGGTTTCGCCGCCCTGCTCGCCCTCCTCGCTCTGCTCCCGCTCGGGGCCAACGGCTACATCCTCGGCGTCCTCACCACCGCCTTCTATTTCGCGGTCTTCGCCATGTCGTGGGATCTGCTGTTCGGCTATGCCGGCGAGGTCAATTTCGGCCCGACCTTCCTGATCGGCCTCGGCGCCTACGGTGCCGGCATGGCGAATGCCCTGCTCCACGCCCCGGTGCCCCTCGCCATCGTCATCGGCGCGCTCGCCGCGGTCGCCGGCGGGGTCGCCCTCGCCATCCCGGCCCTCCGCCTCAGCGGTCCCTATCTCGGCCTGATCACCCTGGTCGCGGTCCTGCTCCTGCAACAGGCCATCGTCATTTTCGCCGGCGTCACCGGCGGCGAAATCGGCCTCTCGGTGCCCGATGTCCTCTCGATCGACAGTGGCCCCAACTACGAATACGCCCTCGCCTTCATGGCGGTCAGCGGCGTCATCCTCAGCCTGATCGCCCGCTCCTCGCTCGGCATGATCCTCCAGGCCGCCGGGCAGGACCGCATCGCCGCCGAGGCGCTGGGCTTCAACCCCACCCGCCACAAAATCATGGCCTTCGCCATCTCCGCCCTGTTCTCCGGCCTCGCGGGCGCCTTCCTCGTGTTCTACCTCGGCACCGCCTCGGTCAGCGCCGTGGTCGATATCGCAATCGGCGTGCGCGTCATCATCGCCGTCGTCCTCGGTGGCCGCCGCACCATCGTCGGCGGCGCGATCGGCGCGATCTTCCTCATCGTCGCGGGCGAACTGCTCCGCCCGATCGGCCAGCTCTCCGATTTCGTGGTCGCCCTCATCGCGTTGATCGTCATCGTGCTCCAGCCCGACGGGCTGCTCGGCCTGCTCCCCTCGCGGCGCGGCGCATGACCAACCAGCCGCCCCGCCTCGAACTGAGCCGCCTGCACAAGCGCTTCGGCGGCCTCATCGCGGTGAAATCCTTCGATCTCGCGGTCTATCCCGGCGAAATCATGGGGCTGATCGGCCCGAACGGCTCGGGCAAATCCACGATCATGCAAATGATCATGGGTGTGGTGAAACCCACCTCCGGCAGCATCCTGCTCGACGGCACGTCCATCGAAGGCAAACCGGTCTACGAGATCGCCCGTGCGGGCGTCGGCATCGTCTTCCAGCATTCCCGCCCGCTGCGCCTGCAAACCGTGCTCGAAAACATCCTGCTCGGCCTCCTGCCGGACAGTATCACCCGCCTGCGCCCACCCCACGGCGCCCGCGCGCGCGCCACGGCCATCGCGGAGGAATGCGGCCTCGGTGCCGTGCTGCAACGCCTGCCCGCGACGCTGCCCTTCGCCGATCTCCGCCGCCTCGAACTCGCCAAGGCCATCGCCCGCGACCCCGGACTGGTCCTGATCGACGAACCCTTCGCCGGCCTCACCCGGGGCGAGGTCAGCGGCTTCGCCGCCCTGATCAGCCGATTCCGCGAACAGGGCAGGGCGGTCGTCCTGGTCGATCACAACGTCAAGAGCCTGGTCTCTCTGGCCGATCGCGCCGCCGCCCTCTATCTCGGCGAGAAAATCGCCGAAGGCACGCCCGCGCAGGTCATGCGCGACGAAACCGTCCGCCGGGTCTATCTCGGCGGCGCGCTCACCGCCCATCCCCGCGCCGCAACCCCGTCCCCCGCCGGACCACCGCTCCTCGAAGTTGAAAACCTCAGCGTGACCTACGGCAAGGCCCAGGCGCTCGACCGCGTCTCCCTCACCATCGCCCCCGGCGAATTCGTCTCGATCGTGGGTCTCAACGGCGCGGGGAAAACCTCGCTGTTCAACGCGATATCCGGCCTCATCCCCGCCACCGGCACCATCCGCTGGAACGGCGCGCCCCGCCGCCGCGCCACCCCCGGCGCCATCGCCCGCGCGGGCATCGTCCAATGCCCCGAAACCCGCGAGCTGTTCGGCGCCATGAGCGTTCTCGACAATCTCCTGCTCGCCGCCCAGCGCTTCGAGGCGACCGAAACCGCCTCCCGCCTCGACTGGCTCTACACCCTGTTCCCGATCCTGAAATCCCGCATCCACCAGGAATCCCGCACCCTCTCGGGCGGCGAACAGCAAATGCTCGCCATCGCCCGCGCGCTGATGCTCAAGCCGCGTTTACTCATTCTTGACGAACCCACGCTAGGATTGGCTCCGGTCATTCTCGGCCAACTCTCGGAGGCATTGGCCAGATTGCGCGAAACCACGGACATCACGATTCTCCTCGGCGAACAGAACGTCACCTTCGCCCTGCCGCACGCGGATCGCGTCTACGTCATCGAACACGCGCGCCTGGTCTGGGAAGGTCCGCCCGCCCGCTTCGCCGCCGAAGCCGGGGAGGGATATCTCTGATGAAAATCAATCCCTTGCGCCGCATTGAGCCGATGTTGCGCAAACGTCACTCCCCGGCAAAAACCGCCCGACCACCGCCGGATCGTTCGTCTCGATATTGATAAGCCTCACTATTCGCCGCACACTCACCTTAAACAAGACCGAAATAATTCCGAACCGGGAGGGATCATCTCATGAAATCCGTCGAACGCCAGCCCATCGGCCGCACCCCGAGCGTCATCGCCGGTGCCGCGATCGGGTCCGTCATCGCCCTGGCCGCCGCAACCGCCCCGGCCCTCGCCGGCGGCCCGCTGCCCTACGACCTGATCACCCCTCCGCCCAACGTCAACATCGCGATCCTCTATAACGAAGTCACCTCGGGCAGCAGCTTCTACACCGCCAACGGCACCAAGGTGGGCGACACCAGCATCGTCACCGACACGCCGATTTTGCGCTACGTCCACACCTTCGGCCAGATCGCCGGAATGCAGTGGGGCGTGCAGGTCATCGCGCCCGACACCAATTTCATCGGCAACACCAAACTCGGCGGCACCGACCTGCCGAGCAACAGCGGTTTCGCCGAACCCCAGCTCTCCGCCTTCATCTATCCCTATAGCGACCCGACGCAGGACGCCTATTTCAACATCACCTATTTCCTCAGTCCGGCGGTCGGCGCCTATGAAAGCTCGGCCTCGCTCAACGCCAGCAACAACCAGATGGTCAACAACCTCGAAATCGGCTTCGGCCACCGGCTGTTCGGCCCGCCGAAGGGCCACCGCCTCGATTTCGAAGTCTGGCTCGATGGATACATCTACGGCGTCAACAACGATGGTCCGGCCGTCGGCCCGTTCACCTCGCATGAGCACACCCAGCCCTCCGGCCAGTTGATCGTCTATCTGCCCTACTACGTCCATCCGTCGACCGCCGGCTATAT
This sequence is a window from Acidiphilium acidophilum. Protein-coding genes within it:
- a CDS encoding branched-chain amino acid ABC transporter permease; amino-acid sequence: MLALQILIDGFAISTLYALGALGFTLIFGVSGVLNLAHGGILVVAAMIAWYVGTSLGFGAFEGAAAGIAAGILTALLTYLAVVRPINRSRAIPPRERELFVLTATLLWGVMIEEALSYLFTNSPVTVLPLLPGTIDIAGVRTPSNEILTAVIAWAVMLGLWLFVNRTRRGRQLLAASINPRALTLLGFELGTIYLVVWLIYGVLAGIAGVLLGSFLGTGADYIPGLTGSAFTIVILGGLGSVSGTLIAAYLIGYIETLTAYLISPSLRDIPALILLILVLYIRPQGLLGRR
- a CDS encoding branched-chain amino acid ABC transporter permease, with translation MRGISRPRAAGFAALLALLALLPLGANGYILGVLTTAFYFAVFAMSWDLLFGYAGEVNFGPTFLIGLGAYGAGMANALLHAPVPLAIVIGALAAVAGGVALAIPALRLSGPYLGLITLVAVLLLQQAIVIFAGVTGGEIGLSVPDVLSIDSGPNYEYALAFMAVSGVILSLIARSSLGMILQAAGQDRIAAEALGFNPTRHKIMAFAISALFSGLAGAFLVFYLGTASVSAVVDIAIGVRVIIAVVLGGRRTIVGGAIGAIFLIVAGELLRPIGQLSDFVVALIALIVIVLQPDGLLGLLPSRRGA
- a CDS encoding ATP-binding cassette domain-containing protein; this translates as MTNQPPRLELSRLHKRFGGLIAVKSFDLAVYPGEIMGLIGPNGSGKSTIMQMIMGVVKPTSGSILLDGTSIEGKPVYEIARAGVGIVFQHSRPLRLQTVLENILLGLLPDSITRLRPPHGARARATAIAEECGLGAVLQRLPATLPFADLRRLELAKAIARDPGLVLIDEPFAGLTRGEVSGFAALISRFREQGRAVVLVDHNVKSLVSLADRAAALYLGEKIAEGTPAQVMRDETVRRVYLGGALTAHPRAATPSPAGPPLLEVENLSVTYGKAQALDRVSLTIAPGEFVSIVGLNGAGKTSLFNAISGLIPATGTIRWNGAPRRRATPGAIARAGIVQCPETRELFGAMSVLDNLLLAAQRFEATETASRLDWLYTLFPILKSRIHQESRTLSGGEQQMLAIARALMLKPRLLILDEPTLGLAPVILGQLSEALARLRETTDITILLGEQNVTFALPHADRVYVIEHARLVWEGPPARFAAEAGEGYL
- a CDS encoding transporter; the encoded protein is MKSVERQPIGRTPSVIAGAAIGSVIALAAATAPALAGGPLPYDLITPPPNVNIAILYNEVTSGSSFYTANGTKVGDTSIVTDTPILRYVHTFGQIAGMQWGVQVIAPDTNFIGNTKLGGTDLPSNSGFAEPQLSAFIYPYSDPTQDAYFNITYFLSPAVGAYESSASLNASNNQMVNNLEIGFGHRLFGPPKGHRLDFEVWLDGYIYGVNNDGPAVGPFTSHEHTQPSGQLIVYLPYYVHPSTAGYIGLSFEQTWGGKSYLTSPIGNFDTGNRIDATTIGVNAGTFIAPTVAVQASLTTDVRVRGGLKNNVIFLAQIAKVF